A stretch of the Thunnus thynnus chromosome 7, fThuThy2.1, whole genome shotgun sequence genome encodes the following:
- the yif1b gene encoding protein YIF1B isoform X2, giving the protein MDYTASQSGFRQQPNMRQRNSTMDGSDGSQLFEDTSGVGLGAQTGYRNQMAGPQAAGLTGQSLLSDPMSNLAMAYGSSLASQGREMVDKNLDRFIPISKLKYYFAVDTVYVGKKLGLLVFPYMHENWEVSYQQDTPVAPRFDVNAPDLYIPAMGFITYVLVAGLALGTQDRFSPELLGVQASSAFVWLIMEVLAVLLSLYLVTVNTDLTTIDLLAFSGYKYVGMIVGVVAGLLFGRPAYYLSLLWCCAAIFVFMIRTLRLKLLSEAAAEGRLVRGTRNQLRMYLTMSIAAAQPIFMYWLTYHLIR; this is encoded by the exons ATGGATTACACTGCATCTCAAAGTGGGTTCAGACAGC AGCCGAACATGCGTCAGAGAAATAGCACCATGGATGGTTCAGATGGTAGCCAGCTGTTTGAGGATACGAGTGGAGTTGGACTGGGAGCACAGACAGGATACAG GAACCAGATGGCCGGGCCTCAAGCAGCAGGTCTTACTGGCCAGTCCCTCCTGTCAGACCCCATGTCCAACCTGGCAATGGCGTATGGCAGCTCACTGGCATCACAGGGGAGGGAAATGGTGGACAAGAAT CTGGACAGGTTCATCCCAATTTCTAAGCTGAAATACTACTTTGCCGTGGACACAGTGTATGTGGGAAAGAAGCTGGGTCTTCTCGTTTTCCCTTACATGCACGAG aaCTGGGAGGTGAGCTACCAGCAGGACACTCCTGTGGCTCCACGCTTTGATGTGAACGCTCCTGATCTTTACATTCCCGCCATGGGCTTCATCACGTATGTGCTGGTGGCTGGACTGGCCCTCGGCACACAGGACAG ATTTTCTCCAGAGCTGCTGGGGGTTCAGGCCAGTTCAGCATTTGTGTGGCTCATCATGGAAGTCCTGGCAGTCCTCCTGTCACTCTACCTTGTCACTGTTAACACCGACCTCACGACCATAGACCTGCTAGCCTTCTCTGGCTATAAATATGTCGG GATGATTGTAGGTGTAGTTGCAGGACTGTTGTTCGGGAGGCCAGCATATTATCTCTCTTTACTGTGGTGCTGTGCTGCCATCTTTGTCTTTATG atCCGCACTCTGCGCTTGAAACTTTTATCTGAGGCGGCGGCAGAGGGGAGGCTGGTGAGAGGAACCAGAAACCAGCTGAGGATGTACCTCACCATGTCTATAGCAGCGGCACAACCCATCTTCATGTACTGGCTCACTTACCACCTCATCAGATAA
- the yif1b gene encoding protein YIF1B isoform X1, whose amino-acid sequence MDYTASQSGFRQRKLQPNMRQRNSTMDGSDGSQLFEDTSGVGLGAQTGYRNQMAGPQAAGLTGQSLLSDPMSNLAMAYGSSLASQGREMVDKNLDRFIPISKLKYYFAVDTVYVGKKLGLLVFPYMHENWEVSYQQDTPVAPRFDVNAPDLYIPAMGFITYVLVAGLALGTQDRFSPELLGVQASSAFVWLIMEVLAVLLSLYLVTVNTDLTTIDLLAFSGYKYVGMIVGVVAGLLFGRPAYYLSLLWCCAAIFVFMIRTLRLKLLSEAAAEGRLVRGTRNQLRMYLTMSIAAAQPIFMYWLTYHLIR is encoded by the exons ATGGATTACACTGCATCTCAAAGTGGGTTCAGACAGCGTAAGTTAC AGCCGAACATGCGTCAGAGAAATAGCACCATGGATGGTTCAGATGGTAGCCAGCTGTTTGAGGATACGAGTGGAGTTGGACTGGGAGCACAGACAGGATACAG GAACCAGATGGCCGGGCCTCAAGCAGCAGGTCTTACTGGCCAGTCCCTCCTGTCAGACCCCATGTCCAACCTGGCAATGGCGTATGGCAGCTCACTGGCATCACAGGGGAGGGAAATGGTGGACAAGAAT CTGGACAGGTTCATCCCAATTTCTAAGCTGAAATACTACTTTGCCGTGGACACAGTGTATGTGGGAAAGAAGCTGGGTCTTCTCGTTTTCCCTTACATGCACGAG aaCTGGGAGGTGAGCTACCAGCAGGACACTCCTGTGGCTCCACGCTTTGATGTGAACGCTCCTGATCTTTACATTCCCGCCATGGGCTTCATCACGTATGTGCTGGTGGCTGGACTGGCCCTCGGCACACAGGACAG ATTTTCTCCAGAGCTGCTGGGGGTTCAGGCCAGTTCAGCATTTGTGTGGCTCATCATGGAAGTCCTGGCAGTCCTCCTGTCACTCTACCTTGTCACTGTTAACACCGACCTCACGACCATAGACCTGCTAGCCTTCTCTGGCTATAAATATGTCGG GATGATTGTAGGTGTAGTTGCAGGACTGTTGTTCGGGAGGCCAGCATATTATCTCTCTTTACTGTGGTGCTGTGCTGCCATCTTTGTCTTTATG atCCGCACTCTGCGCTTGAAACTTTTATCTGAGGCGGCGGCAGAGGGGAGGCTGGTGAGAGGAACCAGAAACCAGCTGAGGATGTACCTCACCATGTCTATAGCAGCGGCACAACCCATCTTCATGTACTGGCTCACTTACCACCTCATCAGATAA
- the LOC137186724 gene encoding GTPase IMAP family member 9-like encodes MIRIILVGKTGNGKSASGNTILNRQAFSSVFSPCSVTSECEKARGTVARRRVAVIDTPGIYDTKYKQDEVIRKLKMCISLSAPGPHVFLIVIKLDRFTEEEHKTVELLQTVFGNKAADYSMVLFTYGDQLGCTRIEDFISHCPKLSHLIAKCNGRYHVFNNKVSNDSQVPHLLDKIKRMISDNGGRFYTNQMFQEAERAIQEKAAMILKANAMQKLREEEKLRAKLRGEQLQAELKRVNEEYERRSREKAEKKNKFTETGMIVPAAEAGVAIGIAAAAAGGPLCIGVGAVVGGAAGALVGVIAPPVVRALKNKCSVQ; translated from the coding sequence ATGATTCGAATCATACTGGTTGGAAAGACAGGAAATGGGAAGAGTGCATCAGGAAACACCATCCTGAACCGACAGGCTTTTTCATCAGTCTTTTCACCATGCTCTGTGACATCAGAGTGTGAAAAGGCAAGAGGAACGGTGGCTAGACGCAGGGTTGCGGTGATTGACACACCAGGGATTTATGACACAAAGTACAAACAAGATGAGGTGATCAGaaagctgaaaatgtgcatctctctctcagctcctggTCCCCATGTGTTCTTGATTGTGATCAAGTTGGACAGATTCACTGAGGAGGAACATAAAACAGTTGAACTTCTGCAGACGGTGTTTGGTAACAAAGCTGCAGACTACTCCATGGTTCTCTTCACTTATGGTGACCAACTGGGATGCACAAGAATTGAAGATTTTATTAGTCACTGTCCCAAACTTAGCCATTTGATTGCAAAATGTAATGGGCGGTATCATGTCTTTAACAACAAAGTGTCCAATGATAGCCAGGTACCACATCTGCTTGACAAGATAAAAAGAATGATCAGTGATAATGGAGGAAGATTTTACACAAATCAAATGTTCCAGGAGGCCGAGAGAGCAATCCAAGAAAAAGCGGCGATGATTTTGAAGGCCAATGCCATGCAAAAACTcagggaagaagaaaaactgagGGCCAAACTCAGAGGAGAACAGCTGCAGGCTGAACTAAAGAGGGTGAACGAAGAGTATGAGAGACGATCGCGAGAAAAGgctgagaagaaaaacaaatttactGAAACTGGTATGATTGTACCAGCTGCTGAAGCCGGCGTGGCAATTGGGatagctgcagcagctgctggaggtccACTTTGCATTGGTGTTGGAGCAGTGGTGGGTGGAGCTGCTGGGGCTTTAGTGGGAGTCATTGCACCACCTGTAGTAAGagctttgaaaaataaatgctctgtacaataa